The following proteins are encoded in a genomic region of Oryctolagus cuniculus chromosome 6, mOryCun1.1, whole genome shotgun sequence:
- the FBLL1 gene encoding rRNA/tRNA 2'-O-methyltransferase fibrillarin-like protein 1, producing MKSASSRGGGRGGWGGGWGAGRGGGTKGSGSGDGGGGGSGGKGGFGARTRGFGGGGRGRGRGGGNCRDRGSGGQRRGVAKSKSRRRKGAHAVSVEPHRHEGVFIYRGAEDALVTLNMVPGLSVYGERRVTVTEGGVKQEYRTWNPFRSKLAAAILGGVDQIHIKPKSKVLYLGAASGTTVSHVSDIIGPDGLVYAVEFSHRAGRDLVNVAKKRTNIIPVLEDARHPLKYRMLIGMVDVIFADVAQPDQSRIVALNAHTFLRNGGHFLISIKANCIDSTASAEAVFASEVRKLQQENLKPQEQLTLEPYERDHAVVVGVYRPLPKSSSK from the coding sequence ATGAAGTCGGCGAGCTCGCGCGGGGGCGGCCGCGGGGGCTGGGGCGGCGgctggggcgcggggcgcggcggTGGGACCAAGGGCAGCGGCAGtggcgacggcggcggcggcggctcggggGGCAAGGGCGGATTCGGGGCGCGGACGCGCGGCttcggcggcggcggccggggccgggggcgcggcgGGGGTAACTGCAGGGACCGCGGCAGTGGCGGGCAGCGGCGCGGCGTGGCCAAAAGCAAGAGCCGCCGCAGGAAGGGCGCGCACGCGGTGTCCGTGGAGCCGCACCGGCACGAAGGCGTGTTCATCTACCGCGGGGCGGAGGACGCGCTGGTCACGCTGAACATGGTGCCCGGTCTCTCGGTGTACGGCGAGAGGCGCGTCACGGTGACCGAGGGCGGCGTGAAGCAGGAGTACCGCACCTGGAACCCCTTCCGCTCCAAGCTGGCCGCCGCCATCCTGGGCGGCGTGGATCAGATCCACATCAAGCCCAAGTCCAAAGTGCTGTACCTGGGCGCCGCTTCGGGGACCACGGTGTCCCACGTCTCCGACATCATCGGCCCAGACGGCCTGGTCTACGCGGTCGAGTTCTCCCACCGTGCTGGCCGCGATCTGGTCAACGTGGCCAAGAAGCGAACCAACATCATCCCAGTCCTTGAGGACGCGCGGCACCCGCTCAAGTACCGCATGCTCATCGGGATGGTGGACGTGATCTTCGCCGACGTGGCTCAGCCTGACCAGTCCCGCATCGTGGCCCTGAACGCACACACCTTCCTGCGCAACGGGGGCCACTTTCTCATTTCCATCAAGGCCAACTGCATCGACTCCACCGCGTCCGCCGAGGCCGTGTTCGCGTCGGAGGTGAGGAAGTTGCAGCAGGAGAATCTGAAGCCACAGGAGCAGCTGACCCTAGAGCCCTACGAGAGGGACCACGCGGTGGTCGTCGGGGTCTACCGGCCCCTTCCCAAGAGCAGCAGCAAATAG